The following are from one region of the Cystobacter ferrugineus genome:
- a CDS encoding terminase: MMERSEKLLPWQWKLYPDNHAARRNLLLHAVSVPVFQLGTLGLVAAPFTSLAWAIPGALAMVGAMAVQGRAHRLERVAPVPFRGPWDVLTRIFAEQWVTFPRFVLSGGFSRAWRAAGPASAPQTLAS, from the coding sequence ATGATGGAACGCTCCGAGAAACTCCTCCCCTGGCAGTGGAAGCTCTACCCGGACAACCACGCCGCGCGCCGCAACCTGCTGTTGCACGCGGTGTCGGTGCCCGTGTTCCAGCTCGGCACGCTGGGGCTCGTCGCCGCGCCCTTCACCTCGCTCGCGTGGGCGATTCCCGGCGCCCTGGCCATGGTGGGCGCGATGGCGGTGCAGGGCCGGGCCCACCGGCTGGAGCGGGTCGCGCCCGTGCCCTTTCGCGGCCCCTGGGACGTCCTCACGCGCATCTTCGCCGAGCAGTGGGTGACGTTTCCCCGCTTCGTGCTGTCGGGAGGGTTCTCCCGTGCCTGGCGCGCGGCGGGCCCTGCCTCCGCGCCTCAGACGCTCGCGTCCTGA
- a CDS encoding AraC family transcriptional regulator, translated as MHLVLGLDGPLRMRAADAPWTSLAGVLTAPDVPHSLDAEGRQVLLVFLDPESEAGAALAATLTGPFRALSTAERDTLAQDAEPSRLMGPEGVAWTRRVVEVLGAGVIPPPRSIHPRVRRVLRLLHELPPGEDASLATLAAQVGLSPGRLMHAFTESIGLPLRPYLAWLRLQRAATAIVSGMPLGEAAQAAGFADSAHMSRTFRRMLGMPPSALRGAHRSQLVQDRGAGRS; from the coding sequence ATGCACCTCGTGTTGGGGCTGGATGGGCCCCTGCGGATGCGGGCCGCCGATGCGCCCTGGACGAGCCTGGCCGGAGTGCTGACGGCACCCGATGTGCCCCACTCCCTGGACGCCGAGGGCCGTCAGGTGCTGCTCGTCTTCCTCGACCCGGAGAGCGAGGCCGGTGCCGCGCTCGCCGCCACCCTGACCGGACCCTTCCGGGCGCTCTCCACCGCCGAGCGCGACACCCTTGCCCAGGACGCCGAGCCCTCGCGTCTCATGGGCCCCGAGGGCGTGGCGTGGACCCGGCGGGTCGTCGAGGTGCTGGGAGCCGGCGTCATTCCTCCTCCCCGGTCCATCCACCCCCGCGTCCGGCGCGTGCTCCGGCTGCTGCATGAGCTGCCCCCGGGCGAGGATGCCTCGCTCGCCACGCTCGCGGCCCAGGTAGGGCTGTCCCCTGGACGTCTGATGCACGCCTTCACCGAGTCCATCGGCCTGCCCCTGCGGCCCTACCTCGCCTGGCTGCGGCTCCAGCGGGCCGCCACCGCCATCGTCTCGGGCATGCCGCTAGGGGAGGCCGCCCAGGCGGCCGGGTTCGCCGACTCCGCCCACATGTCGCGCACCTTCCGGCGCATGCTGGGCATGCCGCCGTCGGCGCTGCGCGGCGCTCATCGTAGCCAGCTCGTTCAAGACCGTGGGGCGGGGCGCTCGTAG